GGTGGAAAATACTTGTGCTGTTTTTGGGCAATTACttaagatgtaaaaaaaaaaaaaaagtaatgtatttgtggttaccttttttttttaaagattgacATCAGTAAGAATGAATGGGCCACCACAACAAGAAGGTAAGAATATCAGAAAGAATTgagaatttaaaaagaaatgaagaaaagaaatggtTGGTTCTATCTTTACATGGGATTTTTAATAAGAAGAATAATATAAGATAACAACAGACTTCTCCTTTTAGTTAGTGAGAACCCATGATAGAAAATATTCCCTAACTGACAGCAGCATATTCTCAGcagatattaaaataatcagaattCCTTTTGTATTGAAAGGTCAGATGTTCCCTAAAATGTACAGCTATTTCAGTTATGTCTCATTTTATCTACAAAGGAACAATTATTAGATTGAAGACAAATTGATGAGACCCCTTCCAGAAAACAAACTACAAGTGTTTGCACATGATGTTAAACTGGGAACAAATCCCTGCAGCCTCATGTGAGCTTTATCACAGGATGGTTAGCCTCGCAGCCCTAAGAGGCCCGACCTGTTCCAAACAGGAAGGCAGGGTCTGAGCTTTAGGGGCCACTCAGGAAAGCTGAGACAGTAAACAATATCTGTGGGCTTAAACGAGTCTGAGCAGGAAGACAGAAATCTACATGATGGTCTGTCTTACACAAACCAACCAGACACCGTAGCGCTGCATTATTATTGCATCATAATAGCTGATGTGAGCTGGCAGTGTGGTATGCATTTTTATCaacaagttgtgtttttttcatctgaATATGGCTGTAGTCACTGTCTTCAGTGGCTGTCACTATTCAGCTGTAATTGATAAGCGGCAGTCTGCCAGTAATGTCTCCTCACCCTTGTTGTAGCCCTCTGTCTTGCTGCGTGTCAGAGGTCTGGTCCGGTGCTGTGCTTGTGCCGGTTGTGTGGTGCCAGAGTCGGTATTGACAGGGTCAGACTGGTAGGAAGACAGATCCTGCATGCTGAAACTCCTCAGTCTGTCAGACAGGACTCCTTGACTCTTGGAGAGGAAACACCAGGTATTCATTTTAGTCTCAACAGTAAAGTGAGACACTTCACGTAGCAGAAATATTCTTTTCTTTACAATCTAatgttgtctttaaaaaaaacaaaaaaacatcacaatagTAGATCTTTTAcctagaaaataaacatttaaatctcTATTGAATAGGCCTTCTCCATTATGGGAATGGCATGAAAACAATATGCTTGATATTTGTACCTCCAGATACCCCTCTATTGTACGCCCAGGCCAGTACAAAACAAAAGTCCAGAGTCTGCAGTACCTTTGTTGCAGCCATGACTGCAGCTGTGGCTGCAACGTTCAGCCCTTTTCTCCCAAAATGCACCAGCGTGTCATAGCTTTTGTCCTTTGCTTGGCAGATGTAGTCATCAATATCCTGGCACAAGTGCAAAAAACAACCACATGAACATTGCAGCATGTCTCTTTATCATTGTGTAACTTGTTATTTTGATTCACTGCGTTGACAGGTGTTATTTATATTACTTGATTGCATCACTTGATGATTATGAAAACTGGGCTACAACTCAATATTTGCTCTCATGAAGTGCAATAATATCATATCATTCTCGTGAATATCACACTGTGCAATAACCACATGTATTTATGTGCAACATTTCATATTACTACACTTATTGcattactttttcatttattttggacTTGTGTGTAGTGGTTGTGTGACTCTATGTTgcactgtgtttttaatgaacCAGCCAGGAGCAGCACTCCTAATTGTGTTGTATCTACAAGAAAATATCAAAGGTTTTCTACTTTTTGTTCACTCTGTGACTACTGATATACGCAAAACCCACTCGTCTGTTTCCTGATTCACAtgcagaggaaaaaggaaaggagaaatggACGAATACCATGACCTTTCCTGTCTACTGGCCAGCAGAAAACATCTTCAACAGCTAAACTGGAAAAGTGAATTGGCACAAAGGCACATTTGTCCTCTGGACAGCTGAGAAGCTCAAATTCTATTAGTCACAAAACCACCAACACACGAAATTAAAGCCTAGGCTGAGTATTTCCACTTAAGCTTTCACTTGAACTGCACTGGGGGAAGTGGTGGAAGACGCAACAGGGGGAAGAGCTTTCACCTTTTCTTTTGAGGAAAGCGTGGGATGAACAAACTTCCTGTAGAGCACGCTGGAGCCTTTAGTGTAAGGGGACAGTAACCACACCACGAAGGCTATCTTCAGCTCATAGTAGAAAGGAAGCCTGCAATGGACACAGAAAATGATGGAGCAATTCCTACGGTAAAAATGTGATGGAAAACATCTTTTACATGCCAGTGATAAAATGTTACAGTGAGGGTTTCTAATAGGTATGTATAATCATAGACACAAGATATGTTAGGTTACTTACCAACaaataaacatatctgtaaataCCTCCACAGTCGTGAATAGAGCGAATATTATCCAGTACATCATCCATTTCACCTAAAATGCAATGAAACAGTTAAAGATAGTTGACAAACCTTAATCATATCTATGTGGTTGGATATCTTTTCATAACttaaataaaatactcacaTATTCTCTCACATCTTTCGACTTCACAGCTTTGTAAGATGAGTAGGCGGGATATAGTGTACCAAACACAAGTCtggaagagagaaaatgtggCCGTCAACAACAAGGGCCAAAAGATATTCATATGTGCATGAATAAGATATCAAATCAAGCTGTTTCAGATGTGACATATCATaaattgggataacattataTACCAGTTTAGCTGACGTTTCAAAATTTGCCCTTGGGAAATATATTCTAGGACATcaaatgtgtatctgtgtttgaatATGTAAATTAATCTGACTATACactataaataaatcaaagttgCTTCATAAACTGGACCCATTCCTTCATTATACTATCTGGAAAGTTATTTTTGTCTACTAGCTGTCTGAGCTGTAGTTTACATGAGCAGAAATAAGGTAAACATGTTGTCAGGTGAGATTAAAGTCaatatttttccatttcagAGAGAAACTTGTCAAACCAACCAAGCGTGAAAGTCAGACTTGTGTGTGCGCCATAGCTGATTTGGCTACACAAACTATCCAGGTGACAAACTGTAAATGCACGAGATAAAATTAGCTGAcacatgcttctttttttttccttctacattTCTATTCGTGTGTAGACACCTGTGCTGAGTGTCCGGACACAGAGCCAGGACCCTGTAGAAGTGCCACAGCTCAGGCAACAGCTGTGAGTGCAAACTGATCAAATTACTGACCCACATCATGTTGCACCACTCCGGCCTGACTGAGAGTCTAACACAGTTTAGAGAGGACACCCAACATAAATATATCGACGCATCTAGACCTTTCTGTTAGAGATTGCACCCCCAAACGACCCACATAACCAGGTTCTGAACATCCTGGGTAACGACAGTCCCATCTCAGTAGCAAAATATTGTCATCTAAATGAAATTGCCTCATTATTTAAAGGTTTGGGCCTGCTGTTGGTACACCGTCTGCAATAGCGCTGATTCATACTTTGTGCAGGTGAAAAATAACCTAGTATAATAAATCTGATTCTATTGTTTCACATGATTGAAATTGATAAGAATACATGCACAATCACGCCTCGTTACATGAATAACTCCTGCATTGTAACCTGAGAAGACTGACCCAtcccttttgttgttttttccccaataTAGGACATCAACACAGACTATAGCTCCTCTCAAAGACCGCTCCTGTTATTCAGTTACCTCACCACTCTGTGACATTTAGGTTTCTGGCTGTGAAAGACGCTTATGTTTTCTGGATCTGACTCACATTATAAAATTCGCAGATGATAATAGATTATTCAACCGATTATGTCTCCTCTTTGTctataataaaaaaagccactTGATAAACACAAAGAGTGCCAGGCTATTGCCAGTGCGCTGCCAGCCTGATAAAAAATACAGTAGGTCTACAGGCCAAGATCAGCATTACTGCTCAAATGGCAAAGTACCATCCAGTGGAATTTAGACTGCTTTTCAGTCAATATTTGACAGACCGACATCTGTTCGCCCTCACACACTGACGTCTCATATTTTGCTTACATATAAGACAAATTGCGGGGGCTTATAAAGCGCTGAGCTCCTGCACCGTCAATGTGCGGCTCAAACCCCCGCAACAACCAGCAACATGCAATATCTTATTATTCTAGTCTATGTCGGAGTAtgatgaaattaaatgtttttaaaaaattgactTACACCACAAGTCTAGAGATGATCCAGGAGACCATTGCGCTGGAAAGGCGACAGGACGCGCTGTCTGTGGGGAGGAGTTTCCTCCAGATGACAGGCGCGTCCAAGCTGCAACGTGATGCGGGATAAATAGCGAGGGGACTGGATCTGTTATCCATAGATGGCGGT
This is a stretch of genomic DNA from Scomber japonicus isolate fScoJap1 chromosome 16, fScoJap1.pri, whole genome shotgun sequence. It encodes these proteins:
- the reep1 gene encoding receptor expression-enhancing protein 1 isoform X1, with the translated sequence MVSWIISRLVVLVFGTLYPAYSSYKAVKSKDVREYVKWMMYWIIFALFTTVEVFTDMFICWLPFYYELKIAFVVWLLSPYTKGSSVLYRKFVHPTLSSKEKDIDDYICQAKDKSYDTLVHFGRKGLNVAATAAVMAATKSQGVLSDRLRSFSMQDLSSYQSDPVNTDSGTTQPAQAQHRTRPLTRSKTEGYNKATS
- the reep1 gene encoding receptor expression-enhancing protein 1 isoform X2, with protein sequence MVSWIISRLVVLVFGTLYPAYSSYKAVKSKDVREYVKWMMYWIIFALFTTVEVFTDMFICWLPFYYELKIAFVVWLLSPYTKGSSVLYRKFVHPTLSSKEKDIDDYICQAKDKSYDTLVHFGRKGLNVAATAAVMAATKSQGVLSDRLRSFSMQDLSSYQSDPVNTDSGTTQPAQAQHRTRPLTRSKTEGYNKGQDFDMTEFEVLGLDLHLETKELLSKTITPSESQTETESESTTLTPPLTPQFSLSSTPSPPATPPPQEEPEEVGKGEQATSSSQQLRLIKRKAPEPPRRVLRPLTRSRSALSSNNEAM